Part of the Micromonospora rhizosphaerae genome is shown below.
GCCCCGTCACTACGGCGCGAGCGCGGCGGCCAGCGGGCGCAGGAGACGCAGGCGCGACTGGGTATCGGGGAGCGCGTGTAGGTCGGCTGGCTGACGCGATCACGCCGGCAGCCGTGCGTGATCGCGTCGTCACCGGTAGGCTGCGGCGGGCTGTCGGGGAGGGGTGGCGATGACGCGGTACGCGATCGACGAGACTCGCAGCGAGCTGGTGGCGACCTGGGAGACCGGCTACGGGTCTGTTGCGATTCGGGTCGCGCCGCTGGCGGCGAGCATCCCGCCGCGACAGCGACTGGCGCTGGCGGCCGAGTTGTCGGGCCTGTCCGAGGCGCTCTGGCGCTGCTACACGCACCCGGCGAGCGCCGCCGACAGCCTGGAGATCAACACGGAAGGGTGGCGGCGAGAGCAGGCTCGGAACGAGTTCGCCTCGGTGACCGCAAACATCAGCAAGCCGAACCTGCCCGACGGCGATGGCTTGCTGATGGTCTCGTACGACCCTGTGGAGGAGTACGCCCATCGAGTGGGCCGTTGCCTGCACGCGGCTGCGGACGCGGTTCTTACTGCTGCCGTGGTCGCCGATGTGGAGGCCGAGATTGCGGCGGTTGAGGGTGCCGAACTGGGGGACCTGTCGGGACGCTCGGCGCAGGCCGTGCAACTCACGCGGCAAGACGCCTCGCCAGTCCAGGTCGCCGCCGCCAACCAGATTCTGACGGACGACCCGCTCGGCGCGGACGAGCTGTTTCTTAACCTCGACCCGACCTCGGCGTGCGTGGCAGCCGCGCACTGGCTGCTGGCGGCCGCCGAAGTGGTGTCGGAGATGTCGGGGACCGCCGTGACCGAGATCGTGGTGGAAGCGGACGACATCGAGGCGCTTCCGCACGCGACGCCCGCCGCAGTGCTGGAGCTGATGGAGATCGGTCTGTCGCCAACAGACGCGGTGACCGGCATGATCCGTTACGCCATGGCGGTGGCCGAGGGCGAGGCGCCCGACGTTGATGACCTACGGGACAAGCTCGAAGAGGCCGACGAGAAGGCCGAACGGTACGAGGGGAACGACCCCGAGGCCGACACCGAGTTCATGACGATTCGGTTGACCACTCTGGACCCTCGTCGTCCCGCCCGCGACATGCTGGAAGATCTTCTGGCCGGAATTCGCGGCTGTTGGCTTGTCTACCAGGAGTACGCCGAGCGGCCCGCCGGTCCGGAGGATGACGTGTCCGATGACAAACTGGACGATGAGATCGACACCGCGTTCCGCAACGAGGTGCGCGCCCGAGCATCCGCTGACCGGCGCCGGCTCAATCTGGAAGATCGCGATTGATGTCCCGGCCGGGCGAGTCAGGCGGACTTGCCCGAGTGCTAGAACATCGGCCACCGGCAATGACACGGGGCCATCGCCTGGGCAACCGGTGTTCAAGTCCCCCCTCGGACACAATTTCCCAGCATATCTGCGTGATTTGACGTACTGGTGGTCAAGCGCGCTTGACCACTCCACTGCTGGCCTATCGGCCCTGTCGATCTCCGTCCGCGGGCGGGGGTGGCCATCGTGACCGCCCGCGTCGTGTCTCCGGTCGTCCCGCCTACGGTGCATGGCAGCCGGCAGGCCGGGGCAGCGAACCCTCGGCGGGCGTTGCCGGTCGCGCAGCTTGCCTCACAGGGCGGACCGTCGCCGGTCTACGGGATGGCGGCGATCGACTGCAACGGTCGCCTGGCTGACGGCACCGTCATCCCATCGCTGGGTTGGGTCGCGGGTACCCACTTGGACATCCGGGTCAGCGGCGGTCTTGTCCTGCTCACCGCGGATCCGCACGCTGTGTTCCGGGTGACCCGGCCGGGTCAGGTGCGGCTGCCGGCGACGGTTCGGCACTGGTGCGGGCTCGTGCCCGGCACTCGGGTGCTGCTGGTCGCCGACGCCGCCGCTGGGCTCCTCGTGGTTCACCCACCGGCCGCACTCCATGCCATGATCACGGCGTTTCACACCGCCGTGCTGGGTGGTGAGGCCGTATGACAGGGCAGAGGACTTCCGCACCCAGCCAGGCCGACCTGGACGCGGCGCTGGTGTTGCTGTCGCGGCTGGGCATCTCCCCCGACGACCTGGTGCACGCTGGTGCGGCCCGTGCGCCGGCGCCAACATTCGCCGACTACATCCCGGTGGTCTCCGATGCGGTCAGTGCCGGCACCCGCCGGGTCTACGGCCCGTACTGGAACCGCGTCCTTGAACAGTGGGCGCAGCGCCGGTTGGACGAACCCACCCCCTCGGATATCGAGCGGCTGGCCGAGCATGTCAGGACGCACGTGATCGCCCGCCGTAACGCCCGCGGTGGTCGCAGCGCGGCCGAGCATCTCATCGCCGCCCTGCGCTGTCTGTACAACCACGCTGTCGCCGACGGCCATCTGGCCGAGGCGGACAACCCGGCGAGGAAAGTAGCCAAGCCCCGGCGGCTGCCCAGCACCCGCCGGGCGGTGCCGGACGACCGCCTGGCGGAGATCAACCGGATCGCGGCCAGCACCGGCGACGATCCGGCACTGGACACTCTGCTGCTGCGGCTGCACACCGAAACCGCCTGCCGCCGGGGCGGTGCCTTGGCGCTTCGGCCAGCCGATCTCGACCCGGACCAGTGCCTCGTCCTGTTGCGCGAAAAGGGCGACACGGTGCGCTGGCAGCCGATCTCGCCCACCTTGATGCGCCACCTGCACCAGCACGTGGATGACCGACCAGCGCCACCGGCGACGCCGCTGCTGCGCTACCGCAGTGGTCAACCGATCACCTACCGCCGGTACGACCACCTGTGGCAGCGCATCGGCAAGCATCTGCCCTGGGTGGCAGCCCAGCAGATCAGCACCCACTGGCTGCGGCACACGACGCTGACGTGGGTCGAAAGAAACTTCGGCTACGCCCTGGCCCGCGCCTACGCCGGTCATACGGACAGCGGGGGAGGCGGCGTCACGGCAACGTACGTGCGGGCGAGCGTCCATGAGGTAGCGGCTGCGTTGGCTGCCCTCACGGGCGAGCCGCATCCTTTGGCCTGAGCCAGCCCGGCCACCATCTCGGACGGGCGGCCGGGCATCCCAGCGGTCGCAGAGGTCCCTGGTCGGCGTCGACGTCACACTGACGGGCACCGACCAGGGCCACCGCACCATTGCGCATGGGATCATGCATCGGCGTGCGGATCTCGGGTTTGGCGCCCCGCCATGCCGACACTGGCCGTTGGCACCGCGAGCGGGTGTGGTTCGCCGGTAAGGGCGGCCAACGCGGCCGCGACCTCGTAGACATCTGCCCGAACGTAAGTCGAGGTCGTACCGGCGTCGTTCTTCCCCTCGTGGCCGGCGTACGCCCGCGCGACCGCGTAGCCGAAGTGCCGTTCCACCCACGTCAGTGTCGTGTGCCGCAGCCAATGGGTGCTGACCTGTTGTACAGCGACCCAGGACAGCTGCTTGCCGATGCGCCGCCACAGGTAGTCGTAGCGGCGAGCCGTGATCGGTTGGCCGTTGCGGTACCGCAACAACTGATCCCGTGGATCGCCAGTTCCGCGCTCTTCGCCGTGCCTCAGGAGCTGCCGCATCAAGGCCGGCGACACCGGCTGCCAGCGCACGGTCTCGCCCTTCTCGCGCAGCCGCACCAGGCATTGCGCCGAGTCAAGGTCGCAGGGACGAAGCGCCAGGGCGCCGCCACGGCGGCATGCCGTCTCCATGTGGAGTCTCAGCAACAACGAGTCGAGGTCGGGGTCGTTGCCGGTCGTCTGGGCCACGGCGATGATCTCCGCTATCCGGGCCTCGGGAATCGCCCTGCGGGTGCTGGCGAGCCGGCGTGGCTTGCCGACGCGCGTTGCAGGGTTGTCGCCTTCGGCGATCAGGCCGTCCGCCGCCGCGTACTTGTAGAGGCACCGCAGGGACGAGATCAGGTGTTCCGCTGCCGTTCTGCCGCCACGCGAGTTCCTCCTCGCCACTGCTGTTCTCTTCGTTTGCTCGGCGAGTTGCTTGATTTCCAGAGGTGTGGGTTCGTCGATGCGTCGGTCACCCCAGACGTGCCGTACCCGTTTCCAATAGGTGTCGTAGACGCGCCGTGTTCCGGCGGTCACGACGCCAGAGACTCGGTCGATGTATTCGGCGAAGGTGGGCATAGACCTGGTTGGCGGGGGAGTAGACGGTTCGGCGAGAAGCTGCTCAGGCGTGATGCCCATCCGCGCGAGCAGGAACCGCGCCGCTTCCAGTTCAGCACCGCTGACGACGACGTTGTCGCGTGCGGTCATCGCGATGTCCTGTGGAAAGCAGCGTGATGGGCCAGCAGCATGGCGTCCACGACGATCATCGGGTAGGCAACCAGGAAATTCCGGGCTGGGCATGCCGCCAGGAGCAGGCGGTCGCCTGCTTCCAGGCGGAACACCCGTCGCACAGCGGCGGGCAGGCGAAGGTGCCCTTGGCGGGTAACGCTGTGTCGTCCGTCGCGGTGTGGGATGACGAGAACGGCGCCCTGGGTGATGGAAACGGCAAGGGAAAGCCCAGGTCGCCAATGCAATCTGTGCAGCGGCGAGCGGTCAGCGAGGCGGCCCCACACGTCAATCGCCGTCACCGTGTAGTAGATCGAACCGCGGTTCGGTGGCGTTGCCAGACGGGGAACCGGCAGGCCCAAGCGCGGCTTTTGCTCGGACCCAGCCTCGGGGCGCAGCGCTGACCAAAGTTGATCTACGAATGAGGCATCTTGTCGCAGCCCGGTCGAGGAGCCTCGGTCAGCCGCTGCCCGACCCGGGCTGGAGCTGTCGTGCGGCGCGGCGTAGCCGACTCGCGATGCGTCGTCTGGGGTAGCGCGCGAGTCGCGATGACCCAAGACTGGGTCACCGGACTCGCGGGGGACAATGTCAGGGCCGGTCATCACGATTCGCGTCCCTCTCGAAGACCAACAGGTCGATGTGCAGGGCGGAGCCCACCGGGGCGCCTCTCGTGGTAGCCAGGCTGGCTTCGGCTTGGCTCGCGTAGTACAGAAACTCGTCGCCGTGGCCGGGCGCGCTGACCGCCACGATCTGGAGCACGTGAGCCAGCCCCGCTTTCTCCGCTGCGGCGCGCAGCGTGTGCTCCTGGTTGGCGAAGGTGAAGCCAGGTTCGTCCGGGTAGGCGGGACGGACGGCTGCAATGATGCTCGCGCCCTGGCTCATCATCAGCCGACAACCGGTGAACATGTCAGCCGTAAGCTCGGCGGAGCTCGTCGGGTTCTGCCGCGGCCACCGTAGCGTGATCAGGCCGATCGGCCGGTCGAGCTCGCGGAGCTCCGTCACATCAGCGGCATCGGTGATTGGGAGGTAACGCCGACCGGTTGTCGTCGCCGCCTGATGCAGGTGTAGGTCGTGATCAAAATCGACGACTGCCTCGCCGCGGGATGTGTAGACGAGGACGAGTCGCCGGGCGAGTCGAGACGCAAAGCCAGCAGCCGGGTCAGTCGTCGGTTGGTCGTCGCCGTGGTCGTCGAGTCGCCAGACGGTGATGGGTACGGCGGCGGCGACTCGAGGTGAGTCGTCGCGGGTCGCGGCGCGCTCGCCGGTGGGGGTGGGCCGGTGGTCTGGTGCCTGGGGGCTGGGATTCGAGTATGCAGTCATGGGGCGGTTGGCTCCCGCGCCCGACTGGCCGTGTTCGCATCTACCAAATGCCCAACAACAGCCGCGTCCGCTCGGTGTTGGCGGAGCCTGTGCCCAACACAGCCCAACACCTGCCGCGCGTTGATAGGAGCCATGCCCAACACCGGGACTCCGCTCCGGCGTTGGCCGCGGCGGTTGCCCAGACCTTCCGACGGTCGGCGCGGCTGTTGGTGCCCGCGCCCAACGGGTGATCACCGTCGCGCCCAACAGCTATGGTGGCCGGTCTGTTGGGTGGACAACAGCACCGTCAACGCGCATGAACGGCGAAGGGGACCGGAACGCCCTGCGCTACGCGACGATCAGCGTGCGGGGCCAGCCGGCGGAAGCGTGGCGGACGCGCGCGGCCGGGGCGGCAAACACGGGCGGCGTGCCGCCGGACTTGTACGCCGCCCGGCGGGCGTGTCCCCGCTTCCTGGCCTTGCGGCGATCCTGCCGTCCAACAGCGCCCAACAGCCCGCTCACCTGCGCTGTTGGCGATCCGGCTCGGCAGTGAACCGCGACAGTGGACTGCCGATGGGTGTTGGGCGCGTAGCGGCCTGACCTGGCCCAACAGTCACCTCGGGCTGATCTTGTTAGTGGGTGCTGTTGGGTTGACGTGCGCGGATGGGGGTCTCGTACCGCAGCCGAGCGGTACCCGGCCCCATCGCGAGGCTGACATGTCTGCTTCGGACTGGCCGTCGTCGCCGCTGGACGCAGCGCAACGCGCCTTCACCCTTCTGGTTCAGCCACCCACCCACGTCGGGTTCGACGGCCGTGGCTTTGACGGCTTGCCCGACGAGATCCTGCCCCTGAACGACCTGCGCGACCTGCTGCTGTTGTCGGCGACGAGCGTCGAGGTCCGCGACGCGGTGTGGCGGGAGCTGGTCGTACGGGCCCGCCGGGACGGCCCCGCGTGGGTGGTCGCCGCGGTCGGAGTGGCCATGCCCGGGCTGCGTCGCGTCGCCGGGATGCTGGCCGCCGGGTGGCGCGGCGACACCGATGACCTGGACTCGGAGCTGATCACGGGGTTCGTCGCCCGGCTGAAGACCATTGACCTGGACGAACCGCGCATCTGCGGCCGACTCATCGATGCCGGTCTGCGCGCCGCGCGGAAGGCTCGCGACACGGACTCCGACGCCCAGCTCATCCACGCCGAGGCCACCGGTCCGATCGCCCCGATCCACCCGTGGGACCACCCTGACCTGGTGCTCGCCCGTGCGGTCGCGGCTGGCGTCATCGACGCCGAGGAGGCGAACCTGATAGCCGCTACCCGGCTGGAGGGCGCCACCGTCGCCCAGGTCGCCGACAAGTTGGGCATCGCAACCAGCACGGCTAGCGCGTGGCGGCTTCGCGCCGAGCGGCGCCTCGCCGAGGCCATCGCGGTCGGGGACCTCGCGTTCGTGCCGCTGCGTCCCCGCCGACGCCGCCGCGGCGGTGCGACCCAACAACGGGTCGCCGCGACCCAACAGAGAATGGCATCCGCCCAACAGCGAGTCGGCCCCGCGGGCGTGGCCCAACAGCGCGTCGCTGTTGGGTCACTGTTGGGTCGCACCGCGGCGGCGGACGTCGTGTTGGCCACCCAACAGCAGGCCTTCGTGGGCAAGACATCGGACCGAGAAGCGGCCGGTGTCGGCGCCCCGGGGATCGGGGCGCGGCCGGCCTGAGTGGCCGTGTTCGCACCCGATCACTTCATGGCTGGAAGGAGCGACGCTCCCACGGCCGGCCCCGGTCCCCGGTGGCGCACCTCAAATCCGATTCGAGCCCCGTACGCGGGGCGGGAGGTGCCCATCATGTTCCGCCGCATCATCTACCGCACCACTGCCGTCGCCGTCGCGGTCCTGGCGACCGTGGCCAGCTCGGCTCCGGCGTACGCGGCCGAGCCGCAGATCCTGGCCGCTTACCCGCTGCCTGTGATCATCGGCAATATCACGACCTGGATCGTCGGGCTGCTGGTCGGCGTCGCCACCCTGTTCTTGACCATCGGTGGCCTGCGCCGGCTGGCCGCCGGCGGCGATCCGACCGAGATCGAGAAGTCGAACTCCGCGTTCAAAAACGCCCTCATCGGCTACGCCCTGGCGGTCCTCGCGCCGATCCTGCTCGCGGTCGTGCAGGGCTGGATCGGGGGCTGAGATGGGTGACTGGCTCGCCGATCAGATCATCGGCCCCATCTTCACCTGGTTCGCCGAGATGGTGATCGGCGCGCTGAACGCCTTGTGGGACTTGTTGTCGGTCACCGCGTTCGTCAGCCCGGACGTGACCGGGCTGCCGCAGGTCACCGCGTTCGCTAGCACATCGCTGGGCATCGTGAATGTCTGCTACGTGCTGGCGTTCCTGTGGACGGCCATCCTGGTGATGGGCCGCGACACCATCCAGTCCCAGGTCGGGCCAGGCGAGCTGATCCCTCGCCTGGTCATCGGCCTGATCGCCGCCAACTTCGCCATCCCGTTGTGCTCCACCGTCATCGGGCTGGCCAACGCGTTCACGGCCGCGTTGACCAGCCAGGACATCACCGCGCCCGGCTCGATGCAGCAGCTTCGCGCCACCACGGTCAGCGCGTTGAACGGCCAGACCGGCGCCACGGCGGTCAGCTTTCTGCTGCTGCTCATCGGCCTGCTGATCGCGGTGCTCACCGGCGCCCTCCTCGTGCAGTGGATCATCCGGCTCGGGGTGCTCGTCGTCGCCGTCGGTATCTCACCCATCGCCTTGGCCCTGCACGGCACACTGCAGACCGAGGGTGCCGCCAAACTGTGGTGGCGCACCATGCTCGGGACGCTCGGCACGGTGGTCATTCAGGCGGTCGCCCTGCACACCACGCTGAGGGTCTTCCTCAACCCGGACAGCAACCTGCGCGTGCTGGGTCTGCCGATACCAGGCGGCGAACCCGCGGCGGTCATGAACCTGCTCATCGTCGTCTGCCTGCTGTGGGGCGTCGTCAAGATCCCCGGGCTGATGCGCCGCTACGTCACCCAGTCCAAGCCGAACGCGCTCGGGATGATCCTGCGGGTCGTGCTGATCCAGCAGATCACCCAAGGACTGCGCCGCGGGCTGGGCGTCGGTCGTGGCGGTCGCACGATCCCCGCTCGCGCACGGCCGGGTACGCCACGGCCAACCGGTTGGCCGGTCAGACCGTAAGGAGCATTGATGCGCCACGAACCTGATTCCAGACCGACAGCACGAATCCCAGCCGACGTCGACACCCCCGACAAGATCGTCTACGGGTTGACCGCCCGGCAGCTGGCCATCCTCGCCGTGGCCGGCGTGATCGGCTACGGCATCTTCCGGGCGGTCGGCACGCTGCTGCCGCAGCCGGTGCTCATCGCGATCCTCACCCCCCTCGCAGGGGCGGCGATCGTGCTGGCGCTCGGCCGCCGCGACGGCCTGTCCATGGACGCCTGGCTGCTGTCGGCGGTGCGGCACACCCGCAGCCCCAAGCGGATGGCCCCGGCCGCTGCCGGCCGGCCCACAGCGGCACCGGCCTGGGCGCCGGCCACCGAGACGCCCAATGCGACAGTGCCAGTGCTGCGGCTGCCAGCCAAGGCGATCAGCGACACCGGCGTCGTCGACATCGGCTCCCACGCAGTGGCCCTCGTCGCCTGCACCACCGTGAACATCGGGCTGCGCACCGGCGACGAGCAGGCCGCCCTGATCGGCAGCTACGGACGGTGGCTCAACTCCCTGTCCGGGCCGGTGCAGATCGTGATCTCCGCCCAGCGGGTCGACCTGTCCAGCCACGCCCAACGCATCGCCGACAACGCCGAGACCATCGCCAACCCAGCCTTGGCCGACGCCGCCCGCGACTACGCCGACTTCCTCGACGACCTCGCGGCACGGCGGGACCCGCTGTGGCGCACCGTCACCGTCGCGGTCACCGCCACCGGGGACAAGGGCCGCGCCACCGAAGTTCTGCGCCGGGCCGAGCACGCCGCGTCCGCGTTGTCCGCGCTCGGGGCGCAGACCGCCGTCCTCGACGGTGGCCGGGCCGCCGCGATGTTGACCTGCGCCACCGACCCGTACACCCCGGCCGACGTCACCTGGGCCCGTGCCCTGCCCGACGCGGCCATCACGAGGCCAGGAGACTGACATGCCCATACTGCGACGGCACAAGACCGCCAGCCCCGACGCGACCCCGGCCGATTCGGCCGGGCTCGCCGCCGTTCTGGGCCCGGCCGCGATCGAGAACACCCCCCGCTACCTGCGTGTCGGCAACGGGTACGCGGCGACGCTGATCGTGACCGGCTACCCGGCCGAGGTTGGCCCGGCCTGGTTGGACCCGCTGCTGGCCTGGCCGGGCCGGCTCGACGTCGTCGTCTACATCGACCCGCTGCCGCCGCAGATCGCCGCCGCCCGGCTGCGCAAGCAGCGGGCACGGTTGGAGTCCAACCGGCGCACCGACGCGGAGAAGGGCCGCCTCGTCGACCCGATCACCGAGGCCGCCGCCGACGACGGCGCCGAGTTGGCCGACCGGATCGCCCGCGGCCAGTCGAAGCTGTTCCGGGTCGGCCTGTACCTGTGCGTGCACGCGACCACCCTCGACGAGCTGGACGAGGCGGTCGCGCATGTGCGGGCCACCGCCGCGTCCGTCCTGCTGGACACCCAGCCGGCGACGTGGCGGCAGATGCAGGGCTGGACGGCCACACTGCCCCTCGCGTGCGATGGGCTCGGCATGCGACGGGTGATGGACACCGACGCGATCGCGTCGGCGTTCCCGCTCGCCTCGTCCGACCTGCCGGCGCCGCTGCCCGGTGAGCCCGGCGCCACCGGCGGCATGCTCTACGGCCTCAACCCCGACAGCAACGGCATCGTGTGGTGGGACCGATGGGCACAACACAACGCCAACAGCGTCGTCCTCGCCCGCTCCGGCGCCGGGAAAAGCTACTTCGTCAAGCTTGAAGTGCTCCGCTCCCTCGCCGACGGCGTGCACGTCGCGGTGATCGACCCCGACAACGAGTACATCCGCCTCGCCGACGCCGTCGGCGGCGTCACCATCGCGCTCGGCGCCGGCGGGGTACGACTCAACCCGCTCGACATCCCACCCGGAGACCGCCGACCGCAGGCCCGCACCTACCGGGCCCTGTTCCTCCACACCTTGATTTCGGTGCTGTTAGGGCAGCCGCCGCCGTCGGAGCGGGCCGCCCTCGATAAGGCGATCAACGACGCCTACGACCAAGCCGGAATATCCAACGACCCCGACACCTGGCGCCGACAGGCACCCCTGCTGCGCGACGTCGCCGCCGCGCTCACCGCCCAGCACACGCAAGCCGCCGACACCCTTGCCGCGCGGCTGACACCGTGGACCGCCGGGTCATTCAAGGACCTCTTCGACGGGCCCACCACAACCGTCCCCACGGGGCAGCTGGTGTGCTGGTCCACGCGGCAGCTCGCCGACGAGCTCCGCGCCCCCGGCATGCTCCTCGCGCTCGACGCGATCTGGCGCGAGGTGGACACCCCGGCCATCCGGTCGGCGCACACACCGAAGCGGCTGGTCGTCGTCGACGAAGCCTGGACCCTGCTACGCGACGGCGAGGGCGTTAAGTTCCTCTCCCGCCTCGCGAAGTCCGCCCGCAAGCGGCGCGCTGGGCTGGCGGTCATTACCCAGGACGTCGGGGACCTCCTCGGCTCCGACCTCGGACAGGTCGTCATCGCCAACGCCGCTACACAGATCCTGCTACGGCAGGCACCGCAGGCGATCGACATCGTCGCCGACGTGTTCGGCCTGACCGCCGGCGAGGCACGGGTGCTGCTCGGCGCACGCCGCGGCGAGGGCCTACTCATGTCGGGCACCCACCGGGTCGGTTTCCAGGCCGTGGCCTCCAAGAAAGAACACCGGCTGTGCATCGGAGACCTGGAGCTGCCTGCCGACGAGTGAACCCACCACTACACCGACCCGGCCTTGAACCGGCCGTGACTTAAGCACGCCACCCGAGGGCCGTGGGCCGCCAGCAATGGCGGCGCATGGCCCTTTTCGTCTTTCTGAAGGGCAAAACCGTGATCAGCAGTGTTTTCGCGCTCATCCCCGCGCTCGTTCCCACGTCCACACCACCACCGCCACCACCGCCGACAACGTCGGCACCGCCGCTGCCCGGCCTTTCGCAATGGCTGCTCGACACCATCACCGCCGCTAGCAGGTGGTGCCTGGACCGTCCCTGGCTCGCGGTCGTCGCCGTCCTGCTCATCGCCGCCGGCTACACGGCAGGCGCCGTCGTGGCCGCCCGCCGACACCGCCGGATGGCCCGGCACGCGCAGCTGATCACCGTGTCGCCGCCGCCGGAGGTCGACGCCGCCGGTGCCGCCACGTTCTGGGCCACCCTCGCAGAGATCCTGCACGCCGCGTGGCGGCGCCGCCTGCGGGACGGCCGCTCGCACATCGCCGTCGAGTACCGGTGGGGCGGCCGGGAACTGACCATCGCGGTCTGGGTGCCGCGCACGGTCCGCACCGGTCCGATCCAAGCCGCGATCCGCGGCGCCTGGCCCGGCGCGGCCTGCACCGTCACCGACGCCGACCCGCCGCTCCCGCTGGACGCGCTCGACGTCGGCGGCGCGCTCGTCCCCACCCTGCCGGCCTGGTACCCGCTGCAGACCGACCACGACAACGACCCGATGCGCACCCTGATCGCCGCGGCGTCCGGGCTGCACGCCGCCGAGTCGGCCTGCGTGCAGGTCCTGGCCCGCCCCGCCACCAACCGGCAGATCCGACGGTTGCGCCGCGGCGTGCAAAGCCTGCGCACGGGCCGGCCGCCGCGTGACCTGCTCGACCCCGCCACCTGGCTGCGGGTCGCTCTCGACCTCGGCCTGGAGTTGTTCAGCAGGGGGCAGCGTACGCATCCGGCCGCCCGCCACACCCCGGTTCCCGGCGCCGACCCGCAGCGAGAACGCGACGGCCGCGCCGGCGTCGACAAACTCACCGGCACCCAATGGGAGGTCGCGCTGCGCTTCGGCGTCGCGCACACCAACCCCCGCCGCAGCGACCCCGACGACCTCAAGCCCCGGCTGGTCACCCACGCCCAAGGCATCGCCACCGCGTTCGGGTCCTGGACCGGCCGCAACCGCCTACGCCGGCTGACCATCAAGCATCCGGCCCGCGTCCTGGCCGCCCGGATGCTGCGTTGCGGATTCCTGCTGTCCACCACCGAACTCGCCACGATCGCGGCACTGCCGCAGGACATCGCCGTCCCGGGCCTGGACCGGGCACGTGCC
Proteins encoded:
- a CDS encoding AbrB/MazE/SpoVT family DNA-binding domain-containing protein codes for the protein MTARVVSPVVPPTVHGSRQAGAANPRRALPVAQLASQGGPSPVYGMAAIDCNGRLADGTVIPSLGWVAGTHLDIRVSGGLVLLTADPHAVFRVTRPGQVRLPATVRHWCGLVPGTRVLLVADAAAGLLVVHPPAALHAMITAFHTAVLGGEAV
- a CDS encoding tyrosine-type recombinase/integrase, producing MTGQRTSAPSQADLDAALVLLSRLGISPDDLVHAGAARAPAPTFADYIPVVSDAVSAGTRRVYGPYWNRVLEQWAQRRLDEPTPSDIERLAEHVRTHVIARRNARGGRSAAEHLIAALRCLYNHAVADGHLAEADNPARKVAKPRRLPSTRRAVPDDRLAEINRIAASTGDDPALDTLLLRLHTETACRRGGALALRPADLDPDQCLVLLREKGDTVRWQPISPTLMRHLHQHVDDRPAPPATPLLRYRSGQPITYRRYDHLWQRIGKHLPWVAAQQISTHWLRHTTLTWVERNFGYALARAYAGHTDSGGGGVTATYVRASVHEVAAALAALTGEPHPLA
- a CDS encoding tyrosine-type recombinase/integrase, whose protein sequence is MTARDNVVVSGAELEAARFLLARMGITPEQLLAEPSTPPPTRSMPTFAEYIDRVSGVVTAGTRRVYDTYWKRVRHVWGDRRIDEPTPLEIKQLAEQTKRTAVARRNSRGGRTAAEHLISSLRCLYKYAAADGLIAEGDNPATRVGKPRRLASTRRAIPEARIAEIIAVAQTTGNDPDLDSLLLRLHMETACRRGGALALRPCDLDSAQCLVRLREKGETVRWQPVSPALMRQLLRHGEERGTGDPRDQLLRYRNGQPITARRYDYLWRRIGKQLSWVAVQQVSTHWLRHTTLTWVERHFGYAVARAYAGHEGKNDAGTTSTYVRADVYEVAAALAALTGEPHPLAVPTASVGMAGRQTRDPHADA
- a CDS encoding AbrB/MazE/SpoVT family DNA-binding domain-containing protein, which gives rise to MGLPVPRLATPPNRGSIYYTVTAIDVWGRLADRSPLHRLHWRPGLSLAVSITQGAVLVIPHRDGRHSVTRQGHLRLPAAVRRVFRLEAGDRLLLAACPARNFLVAYPMIVVDAMLLAHHAAFHRTSR
- a CDS encoding sigma-70 family RNA polymerase sigma factor, with protein sequence MSASDWPSSPLDAAQRAFTLLVQPPTHVGFDGRGFDGLPDEILPLNDLRDLLLLSATSVEVRDAVWRELVVRARRDGPAWVVAAVGVAMPGLRRVAGMLAAGWRGDTDDLDSELITGFVARLKTIDLDEPRICGRLIDAGLRAARKARDTDSDAQLIHAEATGPIAPIHPWDHPDLVLARAVAAGVIDAEEANLIAATRLEGATVAQVADKLGIATSTASAWRLRAERRLAEAIAVGDLAFVPLRPRRRRRGGATQQRVAATQQRMASAQQRVGPAGVAQQRVAVGSLLGRTAAADVVLATQQQAFVGKTSDREAAGVGAPGIGARPA
- a CDS encoding pilin, coding for MFRRIIYRTTAVAVAVLATVASSAPAYAAEPQILAAYPLPVIIGNITTWIVGLLVGVATLFLTIGGLRRLAAGGDPTEIEKSNSAFKNALIGYALAVLAPILLAVVQGWIGG
- a CDS encoding PrgI family protein — its product is MRHEPDSRPTARIPADVDTPDKIVYGLTARQLAILAVAGVIGYGIFRAVGTLLPQPVLIAILTPLAGAAIVLALGRRDGLSMDAWLLSAVRHTRSPKRMAPAAAGRPTAAPAWAPATETPNATVPVLRLPAKAISDTGVVDIGSHAVALVACTTVNIGLRTGDEQAALIGSYGRWLNSLSGPVQIVISAQRVDLSSHAQRIADNAETIANPALADAARDYADFLDDLAARRDPLWRTVTVAVTATGDKGRATEVLRRAEHAASALSALGAQTAVLDGGRAAAMLTCATDPYTPADVTWARALPDAAITRPGD
- a CDS encoding VirB4 family type IV secretion system protein; this encodes MPILRRHKTASPDATPADSAGLAAVLGPAAIENTPRYLRVGNGYAATLIVTGYPAEVGPAWLDPLLAWPGRLDVVVYIDPLPPQIAAARLRKQRARLESNRRTDAEKGRLVDPITEAAADDGAELADRIARGQSKLFRVGLYLCVHATTLDELDEAVAHVRATAASVLLDTQPATWRQMQGWTATLPLACDGLGMRRVMDTDAIASAFPLASSDLPAPLPGEPGATGGMLYGLNPDSNGIVWWDRWAQHNANSVVLARSGAGKSYFVKLEVLRSLADGVHVAVIDPDNEYIRLADAVGGVTIALGAGGVRLNPLDIPPGDRRPQARTYRALFLHTLISVLLGQPPPSERAALDKAINDAYDQAGISNDPDTWRRQAPLLRDVAAALTAQHTQAADTLAARLTPWTAGSFKDLFDGPTTTVPTGQLVCWSTRQLADELRAPGMLLALDAIWREVDTPAIRSAHTPKRLVVVDEAWTLLRDGEGVKFLSRLAKSARKRRAGLAVITQDVGDLLGSDLGQVVIANAATQILLRQAPQAIDIVADVFGLTAGEARVLLGARRGEGLLMSGTHRVGFQAVASKKEHRLCIGDLELPADE